In Gemmatimonadaceae bacterium, the sequence GTGAGGCTTGGGCGACAGCCGGCCGGATGGCGGAAGAGGACGTCGCGGCGTGCCAGGCGATAGGTCGTCACGGAGCCGTACTTCTCGAAAGTCTGCAGCAGCCGCGACGCGACGGTGGGCGTCTCAACATTCTCACCCATTGCAACGCCGGGTGGCTGGCGGCGATAGATGTCGGCACCGCCCTCGCGCCGGTCTACTTCCTTCACGATGCAGGTGTTCCGGTGCATGTCTGGGTAAGCGAAACGCGGCCGCGCAATCAGGGACTGCTCACTGCATGGGAGCTCGGTGCTCACGGAGTGCCGTTCACGCTAATTGTCGACAACGCTGCTGGATCGATCCTGCAGAGCGGGCGGGTTGACGCGTGCATTGTCGGGACCGACCGCGTTACTCGAAACGGTCACGTGTGCAACAAGATCGGAACGCTGCTCAAGGCTCTCGCAGCCGATGACGCCGGCGTGCCATTCTATGTCGCCGCACCGTCCGCGAGCATCGACTGGACGCTGTCGGATTCCGCTCTGATTCCCATAGAGGAGCGCTCCGCCGAAGAAGTACGCGGCAACGCAAACACGCCCGTCCTGAATCCCGGATTCGACGTGACGCCAGGCCATCTGGTGACAGCGCTCATAACGGAATATGGGGTCTGCCCGGCAACGGAAGAGGGTCTGGCTTCGCTCGTTCCAGAGGCGCGCCTGAAAGAAGAAAAACTACTGACCCCCGTTCCCCCCGAATCAACCGCTGCGAGTAGGTGGAAATGAGAAGTCTCTGGAGTGACAACGACGCCGGGAAATTCAACGGCGACCCCCTGGCTCTACGTGTCTACACATCGCGGCTGCTGGGCAGTGAGCCGGCACTCGTCCTTCACGGCGGTGGCAACACTTCGGTCAAGGTCACCACTCGTGACATCTTTGGAGACGAGGAAGATATCCTTTATGTGAAGGGCAGCGGATGGGATTTGGCGACTATCGAGGAAGCCGGATTCGCTCCGGTCAGGTTGTCGCACCTGAAGCGCTTGGCTGGTCTGGAATTCCTGTCCGACCCGGAGATGGTGAATGAGTTTCAAACCCAGACCACCCGGCCGGGCGCTCCGACTCCCTCGGTGGAGGCGATCCTTCACGCAGTCTTACCGTACAAGTTTGTCGATCACACTCACGCCGACGCGGTTGTCACACTTACCAATTCCGCGAACGGCCGATCACGCATTGACGAGGTTTACGGCAATGTCGCGGTGATCATTCCCTACGTCATGCCTGGGTTTCCGCTGGCCCAGCTGTGCGGGGAGCGGTTCGCACGTGAGGCAGGCCCGGCCACGATCGGCATGGTGCTGATGAACCACGGCATTTTTTCGTTCGGCGAATCGGCCTACGAGTCCTATGAGCGAATGATCAGTCTCGTCGATCGTGCCGAACAGTACTTGAAACGAAACAAAGCTTGGGGGGTCGAGTGGGATCCGCCGCGTCAACCGGCCGCGAAGGGGTGCTCCGAACTGCCCAGGCTGCGGAGGGAGATCTCCGATGCTGCTGGGTTCCCCCTAATTGTCTGGAGGCAGTCTGACGACCGTTCTCTCAGCTTCGCGCAGTGCAAGGATCTGGAGGCCATAGCGACGCACGGCCCTGCAACGCCGGACCATGTTCTCCGGACCAAGCGCCTGCCGATGATCGGCCGCGACGTGGCTAAATACGTTGACGAATACCGGGATTATTTCGTGCGGAACGGCGGCGGTGCGACGGGCAAGGTCATGGTGGACCCCGCCCCAAGAGTGATTCTCGATCCCACGCTGGGCATGTGCACGGTTGGGCGGTCTGCGGCGGACGCGGGGGTCGTCGCTGATATCTACTCGCACACGATCGACATAATCACGCGCGCATCCGCCCTCGGAGGTTACACCGCGCTTCCAGAGCGCGAGATATTCGACGTCGAATACTGGGATCTGGAACAGGCCAAGCTCGCGAAGTCCGGAGAAAGGAAAGTGTTCTCCGGTGAGATCGCCCTAATAACCGGCGCGGCCTCCGGAATCGGTCGCGCGTGCGTGGACTCTTTCCTGCGACGTGACGCTTCGGTAGTCGGCGTAGACATCAACCCGAAGATCTCAACGCTGTACCAGCGTCCGGATTTCAGCGGAATCCAGTGTGACATAACAGCCGAATTAGAGGTAGCGGCCGCTCTCGAACGCACTGTGAATTGCTATGGCGGGCTGGACATGCTTGTTCTCAACGCGGGGATCTTTCCCGCTAGCCGTCCGATCGCCGAACTGCCGAGTGAAGAGTGGAGCAAGGTGATGCGCCTCAACCTCGACGCCAATCTCACGCTGATGCGCCTTGCGTTTCCGTTACTGAAGCTTGCCCCACGCGGCGGCCGTGTAGTCATCATCGGTTCAAGAAACGTCGCCGCCCCGGGACCTGGAGCTGCAGCATACTCCGCTTCGAAAGCAGGCCTCAACCAGTTGGCCCGAGTGGCCGCTCTCGAATGGGGTGGGGATGGAATCCGCGTAAATTCGCTTCACCCTCACGGCGTATTCGACACGGGCATCTGGACGGATGAAGTACTAAGGTCACGCGCGCTGCTATATGGGCTAACGGTCGAAGAATACAGGAAAAACAACGTACTCAAGACTGAAATTACGAGCCGCGATGTGGCGGAGTTGGCTGCTGAGTTGTGCGGACCCGTCTTCGCCAAGACTACGGGTGCACACATTCCCGTCGACGGCGGGAACGACCGGGTGATTTAACGAGAATGGGACTACGACCCAGCACTCCGCAGCTGACGGGGGTTATCGGCGGAAGCGGCGTCTACGACATAGACGGGTTGACCGGAAAACTGTGGGTGAAGATTGCCTCACCCTTCGGAGAGCCGTCTGACGAGATCTTATACGGTGAACTCGACGGACTGCGGATGGCGTTCTTGCCGCGCCATGGACGCGGCCACCGCATACCGCCCTCGGAGATCAATTTCCGGGCAAACATCGACGCACTGAAGCGTGCCGGGGTCACTGATCTGATCTCCGTGAGCGCGGTTGGGTCGCTCAGGGAAGATTTGGTTCCGGGAACCTTCGTGGTGGTCGATCAGTTCATCGATCGCACTTTCGCCCGCCAGAAAAGTTTCTTCGGCAATGGCATGGTCGCGCATGTGTCCATGGCGGATCCGGTCTGCAAACGGCTGGGTGCCCATTTGATGCAAGCTTCCCGAGACGTCTCTGCGAAAGTGGTTGACGGCGGGACGTATCTCGTGATCGAGGGGCCGCAATTCTCTACGCGAGCTGAGTCGGAGTTGTACCGGCAATGGGGATGCGATGTGATCGGTATGACGAACATGCCAGAAGCAAAACTCGCGCGGGAGGCGGAAATGTGCTATGCGTCGGTGGCGATGGTGACCGACTTCGATTGCTGGCACTTGGATCATGACGAAGTTACGGTCGACGCGATCATCAAGGTTCTTGTCGCAAACGGGGACCAGGCGCGAACTCTGGTCAAGGCGGTCGCACCCAGACTTAACAGGGACTCGAGTTCGTCGATGTGCCGTTGCAAGATCGCCCTCAATGATGCGGTCATAACCGCCCCTGGTGCGAGAGAGCCGCTGATCGTTGAGCGTCTCCGCGCAATCGCCGGGCGCGTTCTGGGGAGCGAATGAAGATGGCCCACGAGTTCTCTTTTCTCCGCTCTACGCCTGATTAGCTCCGTGCCGATCAAATCATTCATTCGGACAGTTCCGCATTACCCGAAGCAAGGTGTGATGTTCAGGTCCCACCGCCATCAATCTGTTCTGGGCTCTGGACAGGATGCGGTCGATCCTCGAGATCGCCGCCGAGCGGCAGCCCGGTGACATTGCGGACAAGTTGCTCGGGGAGGCCTGCGCGATTCACGCGGAAGACATCACCACCAATCGGGCAATCGGTGCATTCGGCGCGGAGCTGCTTAGCGACTCCGACACGGTTCTCACCCATTGCAACGCTGGGGGGCTCGCAACCGGAGGCCACGGCACGGCACTGGGGGTGATTCGCTCCGCGGTTGAAGCCGGAAAACGGATCTACGTAATAGCGGGCGAGACGCGGCCGTTGCTTCAAGGCGCTCGCCTGACTGCGTGGGAGATGGTACAGGAAAACATTCCGGTCACGCTCGTCACGGATAATATGGTCGGTCATCTCATGGCGCGAGGTGAAGTAGATGCGGTCGTGGTCGGAACCGATCGTGTCGCCGCGAACGGGGATGTGGCGAACAAGATCGGTACCTACACCATCGCGGTTCTTGCGCGGCGTCACGACATCCCGTTTTATGTGGCGTGTCCGCTATCGAGCATCGACCTTTGCACCGACAGCGGCGCAGATATCCCGATCGAGGAGCGGGGTTCCGAGGAAGTGACCGGCTACCGAGATGTTCAATGGGCGCCCGCGGCGTGTTGGTGCGGAATCTATCCTTCGACGTCACACCAGCAGAGCTCGTGAGCGGGTTGATCACTGAGAGAGGGGTAATAGCTCAGCCAAACCGTGGAAAGCTCGCTGCGTTGTTCGCGGAACGACATTAGCTGCTGCGAGGAGTGGTTTCGGCTCCAGAAAGGCACCCCAAACGACGGACGTACCAGGAGACCGGCACTAGGATCAAAGATTCATCGGAATCGTTGCCCCGACCGAACGATGCATGATAGCGCGATCAGTATCTGCGGGGCCAATCAGTGGCGCCGAAGATTTCGACTTCATGAGTGAGTAAGGCATGGGGTTATTCCTCCCCGTTTCCAAACGCTTGACCTGTGGGGGAGCCTTGATAGGCTGCGAGATCGCTCAGCGAAAAATCGCGCTACCGGGGAGTGGATGAAATGGTCGAGCAGTTTCGATACTACCTGGCTCACCCTGAACCCGCCGTGCAGATCGACTCGCATGCGCGCGAGGGCAAACTGCGCGAGCACCGGTACGCACGAGTGCTCCGCACTCTGGTGTGCTCCCGGATTAGACCCTATTGCCCTCGACGCGTTCCCGCTAAGTTTAACCCTTTCTCGCGGCTCGTTCCTGCCGTCAGGCAGAGTCCAACAGTCCGTCAATGCCGCATATTCTTTTCATACATGCACTGCTTAAACTCGCATCCGCCTGCGGCGGTCACCTGTTGATTGTTCTCGCGTGAACGACAGGGTTCCGGGACTCGTCTCCATCGGCATCACGGTGTACAACGGCGAGACGGATCTGAGAGAAGCTCTCGAATCGCTACTCGCCCAGGATTACGAGAACATCGAGGTAGTGATCCTGGACAACCGCTCGACTGACGGCACTGCTGAGATCTGTCGAGAATTCGCGGCGCTGGACCGGCGCGTCCGTTACGTCGTGGACGAGCGACGGTCAGACGTTGTTGAAGGGCAGAAGAAAGTCGCGGCGATGGCGCGCGGCGAATACTTCATGATCGCGTGTGACGACGACGTCTATCGTCCGAGCTACGTCCGGCGAATGGTGGAATTGCTGGAGGCCGACCCCGGCGTGGGGATGGCATACTCGGGACTCGGTTTCGTTTACCCCGACGGCTCCGTGCGCGACGTAAATTTGGCGCCGAAGTACTTTCGGAGTCGCCGCCAATCGGCGCTTGCAAATTTCGCTTTCTATCTCCTCTATCGCACGCCGATCCCGTTGATGTTTGGTCTCGTCAGGGCCGACGTTCATCACGAAGCTCTCCTCTCATATGAGATGGTGGACAACCGGGGCAGCGATCACGACAACCTCTACATGCTGAAGTTGCTGAGCATCGCAAGGTTGAGTAGCACTCCGGAAGTGCTGTTTTTTTACCGCCAGCGAGACCGGGCCACACGCGCTCCGTTCGTGATTCCAGATGGCGCGCTGATGCGTTACGCGTCGCGCACGCTGCATCAGCTTCACGTATCGAGAGCGGTCGCGCACATCGTCGCGGCGGCGGGTTTTAGTCGGGCGCAGAAACTGGCGATGCATCTTCACAACGTGGCGGCGTTCACCTACCACGTAACGTTGGCCCATGCTTTGGCTACGAGGTGGTATCGGCGGCTTCGCGGCGAGTCGTACACCTGACCTCGTTCGCGACTCACGGGATCGCGCCGGAGGGCGGTGGCGGGCTCCCCGAACCGGAGATGGGAGTCGCGGCCACCAGCGGCACTCCCGCCGGCCGCCAGTTTGCGGAAGCCGTCACGATCGCGGTCGGACGTGCGGCCGCCGCAGTCGGGCAAATCGTCGCTGTCCGGGTTTCGACCGAGCTGCTCGTCCCGGCGCAGATGGCAGGAGTCGCGGAAATCGGGAGCGTCGCCTACTTCTGCCTGATGCTCGTCTCGCCGGTCGGGCAGTACGTGATCCGCGGTTTCGGCGAGTGGCGCGAAGAGGGCGTTCTCAAGACCTACGTCCGGCGGTATGCCGCTTACGCGATGGGCGTTGCAATCCTTGCCGGCGTCGTCGGTGCGCTGTTGCAAAGCAAGCTCGGGATCGTAAGCGGGTTCACTCCGCTGATGGTGGGCGCATTACTCGCCCTTTATGTCGTCGCGACGCCGCTCAACACGCTAGGCACCAGCGGGGCGAACCTGATGCGCAAGCGGATCCGCTGCGCGGTGTTCTCGAACGTGCCGGTATGGGCCGGACTCCTGATATCGATCGCCGTGCTGCGCGCGACGAGCGCGGGCGCAGCCGGTTGGGTAGCCGGCCAGTACCTGGGGTTGGCCATTTCGTCGTTCTCATTCTTCGTACTGTGGCGTGCGCTCGGAAGACCGAGAAGAAGCCACGATTCGACCGGAACGCTATCCTTCACGCGCCGCGCGGTATTCGCTTTCGCGTGGCCGGTGATCGTTACGAACATTCTCTGGTGGATCCAGTCGCAAGGCTATCGGTTTGTGCTCGGCAAGGCGCAGGGTGCGACGAGCCTCGGTCTTTTCGTCATCGGTTACGGGCTCGCCGCCGCGCCGATCGCGCTGTACGAGGGAATCTTTGCGCAGATCTACGAGCCGGAATACTACGGCAACCTCAAGGGGCAGGGGCCTGAAGGGCAGGCGCTCGCGTGGAACCGGTACGCCCGCGCTTACCTTCCTGGGTTAGTGATCGTGGCTGTTTTCATTGCCGCCGGCGGTCCTTTTCTAGCCACGCTGCTGGTCGGCGCGCAATTCAGACACGCGGCAATGATCGTAGTCGGATGGGCGGCGTTCATCGAGATGTTGCGGGCTGCTTCATCAATGCAAAGCCATCTCGGCATCGCCAAGGTGGACATGCGGATCGTCATCGCGCCGGTCGCGGCGGGCGCTTTCCTCGCTCCCGTATCGGTCTTGCTTCTCTCGCGTCGCGATCCTCTCGTCGGAACCGCTCTCGGACTTCTCACCGCGGCGGTCGCGGTGATGGTGATCGTTTTCGTAATCAGCCGCCGAGCGCTCCCGATTCGCTGGCCGCTCCGCCGCTGTCTCGAAGCCGCGTTCGCCGCAGCGCCAATGGCACTCGCGCTCTACGCCGCGTCACGCGAATGGCGGTCGCCATCAGCGTTTCGAGCTCTGATCGTAGTAGTCGCCAGCGGCGCGTACACACTTGCCGTCATCGGCTTTTTCTACCTGTTCCGCGAGCGCAGACTGATGACGGGGCGCGTGCTCGTGTGATTCGGCGACGCTAACGAGATGAGACGGTGATGGACGCGCTTCAGATGGCGATTGCCTGGAGAAAACCTCTGGTGGGTCTTTTGCATCACGCGAACCGGGGGAGCCAGTACGCCTGCGCCGACTACCGGGCACTGCTCGATCAGCGCGGAATCACGTGCAGCAGGAGCCGGAAGGGAGATTGCGGGGATAACGCCGTGGCTGAGCGCTTCTTCGCCAGACTCAAGAAGGAGATGGTCGACGATT encodes:
- the mtnA gene encoding S-methyl-5-thioribose-1-phosphate isomerase produces the protein MNVNGVRERTLTETPDGRAVSIVDQTLLPDRFEHLRLEDIAATASAISRMSVRGAPLIGIAAAYGLALGLRDDASDAGLDRAIKLLISTRPTAVNLRWALESVRAEVAPLPESQRFSEAWATAGRMAEEDVAACQAIGRHGAVLLESLQQPRRDGGRLNILTHCNAGWLAAIDVGTALAPVYFLHDAGVPVHVWVSETRPRNQGLLTAWELGAHGVPFTLIVDNAAGSILQSGRVDACIVGTDRVTRNGHVCNKIGTLLKALAADDAGVPFYVAAPSASIDWTLSDSALIPIEERSAEEVRGNANTPVLNPGFDVTPGHLVTALITEYGVCPATEEGLASLVPEARLKEEKLLTPVPPESTAASRWK
- a CDS encoding bifunctional aldolase/short-chain dehydrogenase; translation: MRSLWSDNDAGKFNGDPLALRVYTSRLLGSEPALVLHGGGNTSVKVTTRDIFGDEEDILYVKGSGWDLATIEEAGFAPVRLSHLKRLAGLEFLSDPEMVNEFQTQTTRPGAPTPSVEAILHAVLPYKFVDHTHADAVVTLTNSANGRSRIDEVYGNVAVIIPYVMPGFPLAQLCGERFAREAGPATIGMVLMNHGIFSFGESAYESYERMISLVDRAEQYLKRNKAWGVEWDPPRQPAAKGCSELPRLRREISDAAGFPLIVWRQSDDRSLSFAQCKDLEAIATHGPATPDHVLRTKRLPMIGRDVAKYVDEYRDYFVRNGGGATGKVMVDPAPRVILDPTLGMCTVGRSAADAGVVADIYSHTIDIITRASALGGYTALPEREIFDVEYWDLEQAKLAKSGERKVFSGEIALITGAASGIGRACVDSFLRRDASVVGVDINPKISTLYQRPDFSGIQCDITAELEVAAALERTVNCYGGLDMLVLNAGIFPASRPIAELPSEEWSKVMRLNLDANLTLMRLAFPLLKLAPRGGRVVIIGSRNVAAPGPGAAAYSASKAGLNQLARVAALEWGGDGIRVNSLHPHGVFDTGIWTDEVLRSRALLYGLTVEEYRKNNVLKTEITSRDVAELAAELCGPVFAKTTGAHIPVDGGNDRVI
- a CDS encoding glycosyltransferase family 2 protein, producing MNDRVPGLVSIGITVYNGETDLREALESLLAQDYENIEVVILDNRSTDGTAEICREFAALDRRVRYVVDERRSDVVEGQKKVAAMARGEYFMIACDDDVYRPSYVRRMVELLEADPGVGMAYSGLGFVYPDGSVRDVNLAPKYFRSRRQSALANFAFYLLYRTPIPLMFGLVRADVHHEALLSYEMVDNRGSDHDNLYMLKLLSIARLSSTPEVLFFYRQRDRATRAPFVIPDGALMRYASRTLHQLHVSRAVAHIVAAAGFSRAQKLAMHLHNVAAFTYHVTLAHALATRWYRRLRGESYT
- a CDS encoding oligosaccharide flippase family protein, translating into MVSAASRRVVHLTSFATHGIAPEGGGGLPEPEMGVAATSGTPAGRQFAEAVTIAVGRAAAAVGQIVAVRVSTELLVPAQMAGVAEIGSVAYFCLMLVSPVGQYVIRGFGEWREEGVLKTYVRRYAAYAMGVAILAGVVGALLQSKLGIVSGFTPLMVGALLALYVVATPLNTLGTSGANLMRKRIRCAVFSNVPVWAGLLISIAVLRATSAGAAGWVAGQYLGLAISSFSFFVLWRALGRPRRSHDSTGTLSFTRRAVFAFAWPVIVTNILWWIQSQGYRFVLGKAQGATSLGLFVIGYGLAAAPIALYEGIFAQIYEPEYYGNLKGQGPEGQALAWNRYARAYLPGLVIVAVFIAAGGPFLATLLVGAQFRHAAMIVVGWAAFIEMLRAASSMQSHLGIAKVDMRIVIAPVAAGAFLAPVSVLLLSRRDPLVGTALGLLTAAVAVMVIVFVISRRALPIRWPLRRCLEAAFAAAPMALALYAASREWRSPSAFRALIVVVASGAYTLAVIGFFYLFRERRLMTGRVLV
- a CDS encoding S-methyl-5'-thioadenosine phosphorylase, which gives rise to MGLRPSTPQLTGVIGGSGVYDIDGLTGKLWVKIASPFGEPSDEILYGELDGLRMAFLPRHGRGHRIPPSEINFRANIDALKRAGVTDLISVSAVGSLREDLVPGTFVVVDQFIDRTFARQKSFFGNGMVAHVSMADPVCKRLGAHLMQASRDVSAKVVDGGTYLVIEGPQFSTRAESELYRQWGCDVIGMTNMPEAKLAREAEMCYASVAMVTDFDCWHLDHDEVTVDAIIKVLVANGDQARTLVKAVAPRLNRDSSSSMCRCKIALNDAVITAPGAREPLIVERLRAIAGRVLGSE